A genome region from Natronobeatus ordinarius includes the following:
- a CDS encoding ArsR/SmtB family transcription factor, translated as MDRLAGRLVERLRGEPEEPSVVGLDDEEADKLFDALGSETSRAVLAACYERGRTRSELADDLETSIQNVGYHVDKLESAGLLEPVETRYGENGREVRVYEPSKRAVIVAAGEPGLVERLADALERLFAPVVLVGLVAMVAAVVARGPERLKMLGDDAAAETTTRAAETAPLAGEATTVSAVVAGVAAFLLGLAAVLIADRRGAFDRDETRRTGRQALLVGHDSRQTRRTAAWSVALGLGAFLAVDVTLTGATRVAGAAAVAALLAVPLGTVVATFHARLDGGILVSWLASSAPIAGIWGYFVAGEAVRSGLEPGLVAAGVASFLLLGFPLGSVAYLVGSLARRRAGDASGPSRRVVVALAAHPVAVVLLVVGWLRFVL; from the coding sequence ATGGACCGTCTGGCCGGCCGACTCGTCGAGCGTCTGCGCGGCGAGCCGGAAGAGCCCTCCGTCGTCGGACTGGACGACGAGGAAGCCGACAAGCTGTTCGACGCCCTCGGCTCTGAGACCTCCCGGGCCGTCCTCGCCGCCTGTTATGAGCGCGGCCGGACCCGATCCGAGCTGGCCGACGACCTCGAGACCAGCATCCAGAACGTCGGCTACCACGTCGACAAACTCGAGTCCGCGGGCCTGCTCGAGCCCGTCGAGACGCGATATGGCGAGAACGGCCGCGAGGTCCGGGTGTACGAGCCGAGCAAGCGAGCGGTGATCGTCGCCGCGGGCGAGCCTGGGCTGGTCGAGCGCCTCGCGGACGCCCTCGAGCGACTGTTCGCGCCCGTGGTGCTCGTCGGGCTGGTGGCGATGGTCGCAGCCGTCGTCGCTCGTGGCCCGGAACGGCTCAAAATGCTCGGCGACGACGCCGCCGCGGAGACGACCACGCGGGCCGCAGAGACGGCTCCGCTGGCCGGGGAGGCGACGACGGTATCCGCTGTAGTCGCCGGCGTTGCCGCCTTCCTCCTCGGTCTGGCCGCCGTCCTCATCGCCGATCGTCGCGGCGCGTTCGACCGCGACGAGACCCGTCGGACGGGTCGGCAGGCGCTCCTCGTCGGTCACGACTCGAGGCAGACCCGACGGACCGCCGCCTGGAGCGTCGCACTCGGCCTCGGCGCGTTTCTCGCCGTCGACGTCACCCTCACGGGGGCGACCCGCGTCGCGGGTGCGGCGGCTGTCGCCGCGCTCCTGGCGGTTCCGCTCGGGACGGTTGTGGCCACCTTCCACGCGCGCCTCGACGGCGGCATCCTGGTGAGCTGGCTCGCCTCGAGCGCCCCCATCGCCGGGATCTGGGGCTATTTCGTGGCAGGTGAGGCCGTCAGGTCGGGACTCGAGCCGGGACTCGTCGCCGCCGGCGTCGCGAGCTTCCTCCTGCTCGGATTCCCGCTCGGATCGGTCGCCTACCTCGTCGGAAGTCTGGCTCGAAGACGAGCCGGGGACGCGTCGGGGCCGTCGCGCCGCGTGGTTGTCGCGCTGGCGGCGCACCCCGTCGCGGTCGTTCTCCTCGTCGTCGGCTGGCTTCGATTCGTACTATGA